A region from the Gossypium hirsutum isolate 1008001.06 chromosome A08, Gossypium_hirsutum_v2.1, whole genome shotgun sequence genome encodes:
- the LOC107912809 gene encoding uncharacterized protein, producing the protein MSAFHVSKLIITSQASATHPKFPPFSVFRKSLSFPHSVSQCQRKIATFVSSKSSEAGELPTAEDEWLSRLPDKNKPLYSHSLPCIEAWLRSLGFYQSREDRAVLLIEKPDWHAQLSLDITELYIRYLKSGPGNLERDVERRFSYALSREDIENAILGGP; encoded by the exons atgtctgCTTTTCATGTCTCAAAGTTAATCATTACTTCGCAAGCCTCAGCAACTCATCCaaaatttccccctttttctgttttcagaaaatctCTATCATTCCCTCACTCTGTTTCTCAGTGCCAAAGGAAAATTGCAACCTTTGTTTCTTCAAAATCATCAGAAGCTGGGGAGTTGCCGACCGCTGAAGATGAGTGGCTCAGCAGACTCCCGGATAAGAACAAGCCACTTTACTCTCACAGCTTGCCTTGCATTGAAGCATGGCTTAGGAGCTTAGGGTTTTATCAAAGCAGAGAGGACCGTGCTGTTTTGTTGATTGAAAAACCTGATTGGCATGCCCAGTTATCTCTTGATATCACTGAACTTTATATAAG GTACTTGAAGAGTGGACCTGGGAATCTCGAAAGAGACGTGGAAAGGAGATTTAGTTATGCATTGAGTAGAGAGGATATTGAAAATGCAATACTTGGGGGACCATAA